A window of Babesia microti strain RI chromosome III, complete genome contains these coding sequences:
- a CDS encoding Cytochrome c oxidase assembly protein COX19 (overlaps_old_locusTagID:BBM_III01435), translating into MLKRQVVKPPDRGSFPLDHFRECTNEHITYLRCLEANKKNAGSCRIESGKYLVCRMKHNLLAEEPLEELGYRPDEISKIMDPNYKYNHNPMVTVDEKNGFKEDNGYLAGVELIDNYSKARSWLYKTIFKFKS; encoded by the coding sequence ATGCTAAAACGTCAAGTTGTAAAACCACCAGATCGTGGATCTTTCCCATTAGACCACTTCCGCGAATGTACCAATGaacatattacatatttgaGATGTCTCGAGGCGAACAAAAAAAATGCTGGCTCTTGTAGAATAGAGTCTGGGAAGTATTTAGTCTGCAGAATGAAACATAACCTATTAGCTGAAGAGCCCCTTGAGGAACTTGGGTATAGACCTGATGagatttcaaaaattatggatccaaattacaaatataatcacAATCCAATGGTAACAGTGGATGAAAAGAATGGATTTAAAGAAGATAATGGGTATTTAGCAGGAGTAGAACTGATTGATAACTATTCAAAGGCCAGGTCATGGCtatataaaacaattttcaaatttaaaagCTAA
- a CDS encoding NAD kinase 2 mitochondrial (overlaps_old_locusTagID:BBM_III01430) codes for MAFKPNFAVSCFLKSTHTKHNFYIHFKRFMHLNRDVEQLRCEYLQLSVNRVFILEKLTKYDIEIRNGYTPDQILHKFPLAFCTHITHKKIMSALIKLLNNKYNIHSTVVKAQTSGLTVLDENSAFPPDAIISAGGDGTFLEAASLIPPRTYGSRGFWLFGLNTDPERSLGTLCISYPNQSTADNNMSYDSKESCSKLNSARRLAFKFIDLNYGLDDRSILSEVTEFCNLDKFEFSQCDRFQPGSPQTAATFDGEELIYTSNSEPATLVKTSISLQNFHELTTSEYVDTILNKLLVAKTCIPILRQRIRIKVFPRDSYEIEQFGSSRPTGYVYPFGAINDVIIADESFGKTFYAFIQVDNRQVYKVKCSGVLVSTGTGSTAWAYNVSKLSINTIKNIVNLLVKNTGNSVSDDAIKSTFDQYDKSLTFPPSDNMLKCIIREPIEDGQGFRLGGINEENCFMAKKIKIRALSRNSKLYLDGSKCIDFHSGDTVVIAAFSADVIHSCL; via the exons ATGGCTTTTAAGCCAAATTTTGCTGTGAGTTGTTTTCTAAAATCCACACATACaaaacacaatttttacatacaTTTTAAACGATTTATGCATCTAAATAGGGATGTTGAACAGTTACGTTGTGAATATCTCCAATTGAGTGTCAATAGGGTATTTATACTGGAGAAACTTACcaaatatgatattgaaattagGAATGGATACACACCGGATCAAATACTGCACAAATTCCCCC TCGCATTCTGCACTCATATAACACACAAGAAAATCATGTCTGCACTTATTAAGTTGTTGAACAATAAGTACAATATCCACTCTACGGTTGTAAAGGCTCAAACTAGCGGTTTAACTGTTCTCGACGAGAATTCTGCTTTCCCTCCCGATGCAATCATTTCAGCAG GCGGTGATGGCACTTTTTTAGAGGCAGCATCTCTGATCCCGCCTAGAACATATGGTTCTAGGGGGTTTTGGCTATTCGGTCTCAATACAGATCCGGAGCGATCATTGGGAACTCTTTGTATTTCATATCCAAATCAATCAACTGCTGACAATAATATGTCATATGACAGCAAAGAGTCATGTAGCAAATTAAATTCTGCACGGAGATTAgcattcaaatttatagaTCTGAACTATGGGCTAGATGATCGAAGTATACTATCAGAGGTCACCGAATTTTGTAACCTTGACAAATTCGAATTTTCACAGTGCGATCGTTTTCAGCCGGGTTCTCCTCAAACAGCAGCAACATTCGATGGAGaagaattaatttatacGTCTAATTCGGAACCTGCTACACTAGTCAAAACGTCCATTTCATTGCAAAACTTTCACGAACTTACCACATCAGAATATGTAGACACAATTCTTAACAAGTTATTGGTCGCTAAAACTTGTATTCCAATACTGAGACAGCGCATTAGGATCAAAGTATTCCCTAGGGACTCGTATGAGATCGAACAATTTGGAAGCTCGAG GCCCACAGGTTATGTTTACCCCTTTGGAGCCATAAATGACGTTATTATCGCCGATGAATCTTTCGGGAAAACATTTTATGCGTTCATACAAGTGGATAATAGACAAGTTTATAAGGTAAAGTGTAGCGGAGTGCTTGTTTCTACTGGCACAGGGTCTACCGCATGGGCCTATAACGTTTCAAAGCTTAGCATCAATACTATTAAAAACATTGTGAATTTATTGGTTAAGAATACTGGGAACTCTGTGAGTGATG ATGCAATCAAATCTACATTTGATCAGTATGATAAGAGCCTAACATTTCCTCCCAGTGATAATATGCTAAAGTGTATTATTAGGGAACCTATAGAAGATGGCCAAGGTTTTAGGTTGGGCGGGATAAATGAAGAGAACTGTTTTATGGCCAAGAAGATCAAGATCAGGGCGTTGTCAAGGAACTCAAAATTGTACCTGGATGGATCAAAATGTATCGATTTTCACTCTGGAGATACGGTTGTTATAGCCGCTTTTAGTGCCGATGTTATACACTCTTGTTTATAA